The Synchiropus splendidus isolate RoL2022-P1 chromosome 1, RoL_Sspl_1.0, whole genome shotgun sequence genome includes a window with the following:
- the LOC128760083 gene encoding aryl hydrocarbon receptor-like: MLPSTALYAAKKRKKPVQKTPKPLPADGVKSNPSKRHRDRLNGELDKLTSLLPFPEDVRSRLDKLSVLRLSVGYLKVKTFFNATIKNGQNGSSSLFGRNGNDSSSNTLASSSQASSIDGATFSEGDLLLQALNGFVLVVTAEGYIFYTSPTILDFLGFHQSDVVHQSVFELIHTDDRALFRTQLHFALDPQSNQKNETATSSSEQSSAEVSSNLMAYDPQLIPPENSSFLERNFCCRFRCLLDNSSGFLALNFCGRLKYVHGQNRRSEDGTLLPPELALFSIATPLQPPSILEIRTKTLIFQTKHKLDFRPMGIDTRGKVVLGYSEEELCVQGSGYHFIHAADMMYCAENHVRMMKTGDSGFTYFRLLTKIGGWIWVQANARVVFKGGKPDFIVAQQRALTNEEGEEQLRVRRLQLPFNFTGGESSLYDLAPTLDVPDPCSAPKQRKLDDSCISPDSLLGYMLSQDQSIYCEHNSANTLNSLNDAAFKDTHATVNVPGDVWQRTPPKQAVGSSGKSEASVQEMMETLQQILGESELTESLDIEGDELKSWESALLKMNEVTDDLGDILSQDILSYVEEQLQKEGSFKFLEDPNSVSLCQELQNRGQNHSVEQDFSWLAAQNQLPMTKTMKLTHMDVPQTSGLNSQRGMHHSVTSPQAQNHLRMQPMKNKNSDLLSLRQPSQPHAGQSHVPPPSIPPHPGMSNSVFSQWTTPQDNIYPPMYIQKNVPSTVSQPPQTVQTNWMERQLRGNTNGHQQFNTCAQQSMDYQKDCASEASLGPNNSLFRPAETSNQQFPFHHSARAPLLAAQSSCMFSNAQPPVPLTGVHLSQVTPGQRLYPNNPSYYDYVGINGRESFPATSAISSTDAAVPSHLVTPGCNQEELPGQPCTTFNLHL, from the exons CCACGATCAAGAATGGACAGAATGGATCAAGCAGCCTTTTCGGGCGAAATGGCAACGACTCTTCCTCAAACACTTTGGCGAGCAGCTCCCAGGCGAGCTCCATTGACGGGGCCACCTTTTCTGAAGGTGACCTGTTGCTCCAG GCCCTGAATGGCTTTGTGTTGGTGGTCACCGCCGAGGGTTACATTTTCTACACGTCTCCAACTATCCTGGACTTTCTGGGCTTCCACCAA TCTGATGTCGTCCACCAGAGCGTGTTTGAGTTGATCCACACAGATGATCGAGCTCTTTTCAGAACACAGCTTCACTTTGCTCTTGACCCACAATCCAACCAGAAAAACGAGACAGCCACAAGTTCAA GTGAGCAAAGTAGCGCTGAGGTCAGCAGCAACTTGATGGCctatgacccacagctcattcCACCTGAGAACTCTTCcttcctggagagaaatttcTGTTGTCGTTTTCGCTGCCTGCTTGACAATTCTTCTGGATTCCTG GCCCTGAACTTCTGTGGCCGGCTCAAGTATGTTCACGGTCAAAACCGCAGGTCAGAGGATGGAACTTTGTTGCCACCTGAGCTTGCACTTTTCTCCATTGCAACACCGTTGCAGCCACCTTCAATCCTTGAGATTCGAACCAAGACCCTAATTTTCCAGACCAAGCACAAGCTGGACTTCAGACCCATGGGCATCGACACTAG GGGGAAAGTGGTTCTTGGATATAGTGAAGAAGAACTGTGTGTACAGGGTTCTGGTTACCATTTCATTCACGCTGCAGACATGATGTACTGTGCCGAAAACCATGTCAGAA TGATGAAAACTGGTGACAGTGGCTTCACCTACTTCAGGCTTTTAACCAAAATTGGAGGCTGGATTTGGGTTCAGGCCAATGCCCGGGTGGTGTTCAAAGGCGGGAAACCTGACTTCATTGTtgcccagcagagggcgctcac AAATGAAGAGGGAGAAGAGCAACTACGTGTCCGTCGCCTGCAGCTTCCTTTCAACTTTACGGGGGGAGAGTCATCACTCTACGACCTGGCACCAACGTTGGACGTCCCAGACCCTTGCTCGGCGCCTAAGCAGAGGAAGCTGGATGACTCCTGCATCAGCCCTGACTCACTCCTCGGCTATATGCTGAGTCAGGACCAGTCAATTTACTGTGAACACAACAGCGCAAACACACTGAACTCCTTAAATGATGCAGCCTTCAAAGACACTCATGCCACCGTCAACGTCCCCGGAGACGTTTGGCAGCGCACCCCGCCCAAACAAGCCGTCGGCAGCTCCGGAAAATCAGAGGCATCAGTGCAGGAGATGATGGAAACTTTGCAACAGATCCTTGGAGAGAGCGAGCTTACAGAGAGTCTGGACATTGAAGGAGATGAACTGAAGAGTTGGGAGAGTGCTCTCctgaagatgaatgaagttACTGATGATCTTGGGGATATCCTCAGTCAAGACATCCTCTCCTATGTAGAAGAGCAGCTACAGAAAGAAGGCAGTTTTAAGTTCTTGGAAGATCCCAACAGCGTTTCTCTCTGTCAGGAGCTCCAGAACCGAGGTCAGAACCACAGTGTGGAGCAGGATTTTAGCTGGCTGGCAGCTCAGAACCAGCTGCCAATGACAAAGACAATGAAACTTACACACATGGATGTCCCTCAAACCTCTGGACTCAACAGCCAAAGAGGCATGCATCATTCTGTGACCAGTCCACAGGCGCAGAATCATCTGAGAATGCAGCCAATGAAGAACAAGAACTCAGACTTACTCTCCCTCAGGCAACCGTCTCAGCCCCACGCAGGCCAGTCACATGTTCCACCACCCTCCATCCCTCCTCATCCAGGGATGTCAAATTCAGTATTCAGCCAGTGGACAACTCCCCAGGACAATATTTACCCACCGATGTACATTCAGAAAAACGTTCCCTCAACTGTCTCGCAACCTCCTCAGACTGTCCAAACTAATTGGATGGAGAGACAGCTGAGGGGGAATACAAATGGACACCAGCAATTCAACACCTGTGCCCAGCAATCTATGGACTATCAGAAGGACTGTgcttcagaagcttccctgggaCCTAACAACTCTCTCTTCAGACCAGCAGAGACGTCCAATCAGCAGTTTCCATTCCACCACAGTGCAAGAGCGCCTCTGCTGGCTGCACAAAGTAGCTGCATGTTTAGTAATGCCCAGCCCCCTGTGCCTCTAACTGGAGTTCACTTGAGTCAGGTGACTCCCGGTCAGAGGCTTTACCCCAACAACCCTTCTTACTATGACTATGTCGGAATCAACGGAAGAGAGTCATTTCCTGCCACGTCAGCAATTTCATCCACTGATGCGGCTGTGCCATCCCACCTTGTTACTCCTGGTTGCAACCAAGAGGAGCTCCCGGGGCAGCCGTGCACTACCTTCAACCTGCACCTGTAG